AGCAAACGTCTTCGTCTCTCCCAGCGGGAGGAAAAGCGAGTCGTAGCCGAATCCTCGTTCGCCAAGCTCCTGCTCGGTCACAGAGCCGTCGCAGTACTGCAGAGTCGACCACTCCGAGCCGTCGGGCCAGCACAGGACCAAAGCTGCGGCAAAACGGGCGGACCGATCTGCAACGCCGGCCAGCTCGCCCAACAGCTTCGCCCGGCATTCCGCGTCCGTGGGCGCGTAGCGGGCCGAACGGACGCCCGGACGCCCGCCCAGAGCCGCCACTTCGATGCCGCTGTCGTCCGCCAGAGCAGGGAGGTTCGTCCGCTCGCACCAAGCCTGGGCTTTCAGGCGGGCGTTCTCCAAAAACGTCTCGCCGGTTTCTTCTACCTCAAGGTTCGGGCAAAGGTCTTTCCCCATCAGGAGCGTTATCCCCAAAGGCGCGAGAAGTTTTTGGAACTCGACGAACTTGTTTCGATTGCCAGTGGCAATAACCAGCTGACGAAGCGTCTTCACATCGATCACTCGAATGTCCCCCAATCCTTCACG
This is a stretch of genomic DNA from Jonquetella anthropi DSM 22815. It encodes these proteins:
- the rdgB gene encoding RdgB/HAM1 family non-canonical purine NTP pyrophosphatase, whose protein sequence is MIDVKTLRQLVIATGNRNKFVEFQKLLAPLGITLLMGKDLCPNLEVEETGETFLENARLKAQAWCERTNLPALADDSGIEVAALGGRPGVRSARYAPTDAECRAKLLGELAGVADRSARFAAALVLCWPDGSEWSTLQYCDGSVTEQELGERGFGYDSLFLPLGETKTFAQMTMEEKDAVSHRGKATRQLFLALGGKCDTIKS